In Numidum massiliense, a single genomic region encodes these proteins:
- a CDS encoding beta-galactosidase, protein MNRVVLFYDPAFPYDGERPPETFDQRVGEQVTVVGARQLADALTQGDVTCAIFLHGPYFPADAWPAILTHVRQGKGLVHVGGMPFRIPCHWENGVWRQGREHVTYHRQLNIHEVLPVDPEPIDHFEWADDIPLFAEAMPLLSVEPTSNFVLHVSKASHTEEEMGSSGPMDARIYPLVKGMSRDGRFVASPAVLLEYTKGAFAGGRWVFLNQVVRAPFWDGGGVEELLKWAAFAGRGVTEMWLKTTYATYEVGERPTLLWQQQALGALDDSAQWTVELDVQRDNDRETVFTKTLTVAASRVLQMERVTLPVDIAPGFYRVTAKATSDAGDVRLLRQGFWGMDRELLSAGEPLRCDRDYFWKDGKPFPVVGMTYMTSDVARYFLFLPNPHVWDRDFAQMKRAGINLVRTGIWTAWRHMMLADGHMREDILRAIDAFVLTAKRHGIEVTFTFFSFTPEMWEGTNPYLDPRSVEAQKRFITSIASRHRETTNVQWDLINEPSLFDPARTFAGPRSLHDPYEKAAFIRWLEQRHGTVEALRERWQMSEVELPSFSEVSLPEPTEINFDVQDMLTGKNGLVWLDYTLFTMAMHNQWAKSLADSIRETNPGQLVTVGQDEALGAQRPSPFFYAEAVDYTTVHSWWLMDQLLWDGIFTKDPTKPNLVQETGIMYVEQPDGKAKRSEAELRSILERKYAYAFAAGGAGAVQWIWNTNYYMNNANESMIGACRADGSEKPEADVSYDFGAFMSSIRDLFVTRELEDIVAIFPYTNDFSNRPLAFDATTALTRTLAYELKVPFRALGEYHLDDLSQHPPKLIVVPSAHHFSDEALEKLLHVVREHGATLLFTGPISIDSYWRHTGRLADVLGETALRNVRREEVLELNGQLYPVSFGERRIAEVTKEALLDQPDATVQDVPLGKGRLIWCALPLELNTRPEPLAAMYRYALAQAGVARELEWRSGDLPGIFGRKLSFRDGALFVFVSEYARDARLEVIDQATGVAYAFSLEAERSLLFATRKDGQLRAVHRDVTIDVSMTSS, encoded by the coding sequence GTGAATCGAGTCGTTCTGTTTTACGATCCGGCTTTTCCGTATGACGGGGAGCGTCCCCCGGAGACGTTCGACCAGCGAGTAGGCGAGCAGGTGACAGTTGTCGGTGCGCGGCAGTTGGCAGATGCGTTAACGCAAGGGGATGTGACGTGCGCGATTTTCTTGCACGGACCGTATTTTCCCGCCGATGCGTGGCCGGCTATATTAACGCATGTTCGGCAAGGAAAAGGGTTGGTACACGTAGGCGGTATGCCGTTTCGCATACCGTGTCACTGGGAGAACGGGGTGTGGCGACAAGGGCGGGAACACGTCACGTACCACCGCCAACTGAACATTCACGAAGTGCTGCCCGTCGATCCGGAACCGATTGACCACTTCGAATGGGCAGACGATATCCCGTTGTTTGCGGAAGCGATGCCGTTGCTCTCAGTTGAACCGACGTCCAATTTCGTCTTACACGTGTCGAAGGCGAGTCACACGGAGGAGGAGATGGGGTCGAGCGGTCCGATGGATGCCCGCATTTACCCGCTGGTGAAAGGGATGTCGCGCGACGGGCGCTTCGTCGCTTCCCCCGCCGTACTATTGGAATATACGAAGGGCGCGTTTGCCGGCGGCCGTTGGGTGTTCCTCAATCAAGTCGTGCGGGCGCCTTTTTGGGACGGAGGCGGCGTGGAGGAACTGTTAAAGTGGGCTGCCTTTGCTGGGCGCGGCGTGACGGAGATGTGGTTAAAGACGACGTACGCGACATACGAAGTCGGGGAGCGGCCGACGCTCCTTTGGCAACAGCAAGCGCTAGGGGCGCTCGACGATTCGGCACAGTGGACGGTTGAATTGGACGTGCAGCGCGATAATGACAGGGAAACTGTTTTTACAAAAACGCTCACAGTTGCGGCCTCGCGGGTGCTGCAAATGGAACGAGTGACGCTGCCGGTCGACATAGCCCCCGGCTTCTACCGCGTGACGGCGAAAGCGACGTCTGACGCGGGAGATGTACGGCTGTTGCGGCAAGGTTTTTGGGGGATGGACCGCGAGCTGTTGTCTGCCGGCGAACCACTTCGCTGTGACCGGGATTACTTTTGGAAAGACGGCAAGCCGTTTCCGGTCGTCGGGATGACGTACATGACGTCTGACGTGGCGCGCTACTTTTTGTTTTTGCCGAATCCGCACGTGTGGGATCGCGATTTTGCGCAAATGAAACGCGCCGGCATCAATCTCGTCCGCACGGGCATTTGGACAGCGTGGCGCCATATGATGTTAGCTGACGGCCACATGCGCGAAGACATTTTGCGTGCGATTGACGCGTTTGTCCTGACGGCGAAGCGGCACGGAATAGAAGTGACGTTTACGTTTTTCTCGTTTACGCCAGAGATGTGGGAAGGGACGAACCCGTATTTGGACCCGCGCAGTGTCGAAGCGCAAAAACGGTTTATCACGTCAATCGCCTCTAGGCACCGTGAGACGACGAACGTGCAGTGGGACTTAATTAACGAGCCGTCGCTGTTTGACCCGGCACGGACGTTCGCAGGCCCGCGTTCGCTGCACGACCCGTACGAAAAGGCGGCGTTCATCCGCTGGTTAGAGCAGCGGCACGGGACGGTGGAAGCGTTGCGCGAGCGCTGGCAGATGAGTGAGGTAGAGCTCCCGTCGTTTTCCGAAGTGTCTTTGCCTGAACCCACTGAAATTAATTTTGATGTGCAAGATATGCTTACAGGGAAGAACGGTCTCGTCTGGTTGGACTATACGCTGTTCACGATGGCGATGCACAATCAGTGGGCGAAGTCGCTGGCAGATTCGATTCGCGAGACGAACCCTGGGCAGTTGGTGACAGTTGGGCAAGACGAGGCACTCGGCGCACAGCGTCCGTCGCCGTTCTTTTACGCGGAGGCGGTCGATTATACGACGGTTCATTCGTGGTGGTTAATGGATCAGCTGCTGTGGGACGGGATTTTTACTAAAGATCCGACGAAACCGAATCTCGTTCAAGAGACGGGCATTATGTATGTGGAACAGCCGGACGGGAAGGCGAAGCGATCGGAGGCTGAGTTGCGGAGCATTTTGGAGCGCAAGTACGCCTACGCGTTTGCGGCTGGAGGGGCCGGAGCGGTACAGTGGATTTGGAACACAAACTACTACATGAACAACGCGAACGAGTCGATGATTGGCGCCTGCCGCGCCGACGGTTCGGAAAAGCCGGAAGCTGACGTCTCTTACGATTTCGGGGCGTTCATGTCGTCGATTCGCGACTTATTCGTCACGCGGGAGCTGGAGGACATCGTGGCCATCTTCCCGTACACGAATGATTTTTCTAACCGCCCGCTCGCCTTTGACGCGACGACAGCGCTGACGCGGACGCTCGCCTACGAGTTGAAGGTGCCGTTTCGCGCGTTAGGGGAGTATCACCTCGACGACTTGTCGCAGCACCCGCCGAAACTAATCGTCGTGCCGAGCGCGCATCACTTTTCCGATGAGGCGCTGGAAAAGCTGTTGCACGTTGTACGGGAACACGGCGCGACGCTGTTGTTCACAGGACCGATTAGTATTGATAGTTACTGGCGGCATACGGGGCGGCTCGCGGATGTCCTCGGGGAGACAGCGCTTCGCAACGTGCGGCGCGAAGAAGTGCTCGAACTGAACGGCCAGCTGTATCCGGTGTCGTTCGGGGAGCGGCGGATCGCTGAGGTGACGAAAGAAGCGTTGCTGGATCAGCCCGACGCCACTGTTCAGGATGTCCCGTTAGGGAAAGGACGGCTTATCTGGTGTGCGCTGCCACTCGAATTAAATACGCGTCCGGAACCGCTCGCTGCGATGTACCGCTACGCGTTGGCGCAAGCGGGAGTCGCACGCGAACTGGAGTGGCGGAGTGGCGATTTACCAGGTATTTTCGGCCGCAAATTGTCGTTTCGCGACGGGGCACTGTTCGTATTCGTCTCCGAGTACGCGCGTGATGCTCGATTAGAAGTTATCGATCAGGCGACAGGGGTGGCGTATGCTTTTTCACTTGAGGCGGAACGGTCGTTGTTGTTTGCGACGCGGAAGGACGGGCAATTACGCGCCGTACACCGCGATGTGACCATCGACGTATCAATGACTAGCTCGTAA
- the manA gene encoding mannose-6-phosphate isomerase, class I, with amino-acid sequence MGVEPIFLTPVFKERIWGGTALADRFDYEIPSLQTGECWAISAHPHGQSTVAAGTYKGMALGTLWEQHGELFGRKQGADCRASGAVDRPFPLLTKIIDANADLSVQVHPDDTYAHAHENGELGKTECWYVIDCAPDAHVVYGHTAQTREQLAEMIARGEWEELLCKVKIAPGDFLYVPSGTIHALCAGTLILETQQSSDTTYRVYDYDRVDKEGNKRELHLQKAIDVTTVPHVDGTDARSEMPFSGGTVTTFVENRFFTVQKWTVTGELPLTQDEPYMLVSVIDGKGQLTCDSGMYPLQRGDHLILPHGFGAFTVSGQLEAIVSRE; translated from the coding sequence TTGGGAGTAGAACCGATTTTTTTAACGCCAGTGTTTAAGGAACGTATTTGGGGCGGTACGGCGCTAGCTGACCGTTTCGACTATGAGATCCCTTCTCTACAGACGGGTGAGTGTTGGGCTATTTCAGCGCATCCACACGGCCAGAGTACAGTAGCCGCCGGAACGTATAAAGGGATGGCGCTCGGAACGTTGTGGGAGCAGCACGGCGAGCTGTTCGGACGAAAGCAAGGTGCGGATTGCCGTGCAAGTGGTGCCGTCGATCGCCCGTTCCCGTTGCTCACAAAAATTATCGATGCGAATGCCGATTTGTCGGTGCAAGTGCACCCCGACGACACATATGCACACGCACACGAGAACGGCGAGCTAGGGAAAACGGAATGTTGGTACGTCATCGACTGCGCCCCAGATGCCCACGTCGTGTACGGACATACGGCACAAACGCGCGAGCAGTTAGCGGAAATGATCGCCCGCGGCGAGTGGGAAGAGCTGCTTTGTAAGGTGAAAATTGCGCCCGGTGACTTTTTGTACGTGCCGAGTGGGACGATTCACGCGCTCTGCGCCGGTACACTCATTCTCGAGACACAGCAAAGCTCGGATACGACGTACCGCGTGTACGATTACGACCGCGTCGACAAAGAAGGCAACAAACGGGAATTGCATTTGCAAAAAGCGATCGACGTGACGACGGTGCCGCACGTCGATGGCACGGACGCGCGTTCGGAGATGCCCTTTTCGGGGGGGACGGTGACGACGTTTGTGGAAAACCGCTTTTTTACGGTGCAAAAGTGGACAGTCACTGGCGAGTTGCCGTTAACGCAAGATGAACCGTATATGTTAGTGAGCGTCATCGACGGTAAGGGGCAGTTGACGTGTGACTCGGGAATGTATCCACTACAGCGCGGCGACCATTTGATTTTGCCGCACGGCTTCGGGGCGTTTACAGTGAGTGGGCAGTTGGAGGCAATCGTTTCTCGCGAGTAA
- a CDS encoding ROK family protein → MGEVSSREQPGYIVGVDLGGTKIATALLTTEGQVVAKTRMETPVHEGPDVVIERMAQTVREVQLDREIIGVGVGSPGPLNSKTGVILYGPNLPGWENIPLKDKMEARLGTKVLVANDANAAAWGEYVFGAGRGTTNMVYVTVSTGIGAGLILNGKLFEGSDSYGGELGHTIVDPNGPQCGCGAVGCWEACASGTAIGKYAAAAIQEKESLIATLAAEEEVPVSAKHVFIAAEQGDAVATEIFEKAIHYLAIGFTNIIHSYNPERIVVGGGVSNVGDFLFNALREKTAQTVMAPYRGTYEIVPASLGNDVGFIGAAALFLGKK, encoded by the coding sequence ATGGGAGAAGTTAGCTCGCGTGAACAGCCCGGTTACATCGTCGGTGTTGACTTGGGAGGGACAAAAATTGCGACCGCTTTGCTGACGACGGAAGGGCAAGTTGTCGCAAAGACGCGCATGGAAACGCCTGTGCATGAGGGGCCGGACGTCGTCATTGAACGGATGGCCCAAACAGTACGCGAGGTGCAACTCGATCGGGAAATTATCGGTGTCGGGGTAGGTTCACCCGGGCCGCTCAACAGTAAAACAGGGGTTATTTTATACGGACCTAACTTACCTGGATGGGAGAATATCCCCTTAAAAGATAAAATGGAAGCGCGTCTGGGCACAAAAGTGTTAGTGGCGAACGACGCGAATGCCGCGGCGTGGGGAGAGTACGTCTTCGGCGCCGGACGCGGGACGACAAACATGGTGTACGTCACCGTCAGCACGGGGATTGGTGCCGGTCTCATACTAAACGGGAAGTTGTTCGAAGGTAGCGACTCATACGGCGGGGAGCTTGGGCATACGATTGTCGACCCGAACGGTCCGCAGTGCGGTTGCGGTGCTGTTGGCTGTTGGGAGGCGTGTGCTTCCGGTACGGCGATCGGCAAGTATGCGGCAGCGGCGATTCAAGAAAAAGAGTCGCTCATAGCGACGCTCGCTGCTGAGGAAGAAGTTCCGGTCAGCGCGAAGCACGTGTTTATCGCAGCAGAACAGGGCGACGCAGTGGCTACGGAAATTTTTGAAAAGGCGATTCATTACTTAGCGATCGGATTTACAAACATTATTCACTCGTACAACCCTGAGCGGATCGTCGTCGGAGGAGGCGTCAGCAACGTCGGCGACTTTTTGTTCAACGCCTTGCGCGAAAAAACGGCGCAAACCGTCATGGCGCCGTACCGCGGCACGTACGAGATCGTGCCGGCCAGCCTGGGCAACGATGTCGGCTTTATCGGTGCAGCTGCGTTGTTTTTAGGCAAAAAATAG
- a CDS encoding tartrate dehydrogenase, with protein MNNYHLALIPGDGIGVEVIREGQKALNTLAEVHGGFSVEYRDFPWSCEYYLKHGAMMPEDGLEQLKPFDAIYLGAVGFPGVADHVSLWGLLLPIRRAFQQYINLRPVKLLRGLTSVLRDRDARDIDFLVVRENNEGEYSNIGGRIYEGTPQETVVQNAVFTRFGVERVLSYAYELARKSPGKRLTAATKSNGITYTMPFWDEVVQSYAEQYPDVTTSVTHIDALAAFFVSSPQQFDVVVASNLFGDILTDLGAAIAGGLGVAPSANLNPEKQFPSMFEPVHGSAPDIAGRGIANPIAALWTASMMLDHLGETESAALLLASIEDVIEAKRVLTPDLGGTATTSDFGDAVCEQIKQRAR; from the coding sequence ATGAACAACTACCATCTTGCACTCATTCCCGGCGACGGGATCGGCGTCGAAGTCATTCGCGAAGGGCAAAAAGCGCTAAACACACTTGCCGAGGTACACGGCGGCTTTTCCGTGGAATACCGGGATTTTCCTTGGAGCTGCGAATATTACTTAAAGCACGGGGCGATGATGCCGGAAGACGGACTGGAGCAACTAAAGCCGTTCGACGCCATTTATTTGGGCGCAGTCGGGTTCCCTGGCGTGGCAGACCATGTGTCTCTGTGGGGATTGCTACTGCCGATTAGGCGCGCCTTTCAGCAATACATTAATTTGCGCCCAGTGAAATTGTTGCGCGGCCTCACGAGCGTACTGCGTGACCGGGACGCACGAGATATCGACTTTCTTGTCGTACGCGAAAATAACGAAGGGGAGTACTCGAATATCGGGGGGCGCATTTACGAAGGGACACCGCAAGAAACAGTCGTCCAAAATGCCGTCTTCACGCGTTTTGGCGTCGAGCGCGTCCTAAGCTACGCCTATGAACTCGCGCGCAAAAGTCCCGGGAAACGCCTCACGGCTGCGACAAAGTCCAACGGCATTACGTATACAATGCCGTTTTGGGACGAAGTCGTCCAATCGTACGCAGAACAGTACCCGGACGTCACGACATCCGTGACGCACATCGACGCCTTGGCCGCGTTTTTCGTAAGTTCTCCACAACAGTTCGACGTCGTCGTCGCCTCTAACTTGTTCGGGGACATTTTAACCGACTTAGGCGCGGCAATTGCCGGAGGTCTCGGCGTCGCGCCGTCAGCCAACCTCAACCCGGAAAAACAGTTCCCGTCCATGTTTGAACCGGTGCACGGATCGGCACCAGACATCGCCGGCCGCGGCATCGCCAACCCGATTGCAGCCCTGTGGACCGCGAGTATGATGCTCGACCACTTAGGAGAAACGGAGTCGGCCGCGTTACTGTTAGCGAGTATCGAAGACGTTATCGAGGCGAAACGAGTGCTCACTCCCGACCTCGGCGGCACCGCGACGACGAGCGACTTCGGCGACGCCGTCTGCGAACAGATTAAACAGCGTGCGCGCTAG
- a CDS encoding dynamin family protein gives MIAVQIALKVEDTTNSNNGVIGEALQVLAQEIENAGDDVTAHQFAQLAEKAALDELYIAFCGHFSAGKSTFINTLIGKEVLSSGPIPTSANIVYVRKGEEKVTVCLKDGVERTVPLTDVSTLDGYLRDGEQVEAVQVTLPLTDWPEGVAILDTPGVDSTDEAHRAATEAALHLADIIVYVTDYNHVQSEVNFQFTRMLQERGKAVLWVVNQIDKHQEWEIPFSEYCARIDASFRDWGAAPAAVYFTSLVAPDHDLNQFTSFKELLQELVLSRADWLQQATDRAVRELIAQHRRWLGDRQRGERDTYAAVVAAGEGELGKVAHTRQQLEHVRQAPDELEAQMKDDVAKLLQNAPITPYETRELAKHYLESRQPGFRAGWLFAGKKTEQERERRLTTFVDSFRQKVQAHIDWHVKEMLIRLAREAEIADAAFEEVVYALEVPLDESWLAEQVQGGTTSDTYVLTYMEQLASAVKRRYKLAAETIIEQAVEAKTKQMLKVEKTLRTELAHFANVVGAQEQLSRLDEAVDEAITTLHTLWSSKVYGDRGEEGTEKSPARDFRDWLAQLTGAHSGEAHALATAALPNRTNQSAAVPSTAGTSSAAAAGTGGADGDETSGDDATGSEGCGAAGEEKTAAAREAITEVVTEGITEGITEAIEAVGANDACDVTSGTTAPLQQAGRLLEQTAELISGKVGLQAMEKALRERAERLRQKEMTVALFGAFSAGKSSFANAMIGQAVLPVSPNPTTAAVNRIVPPRETHPHGTARITFKSVRNLSEDIAASLAVFGETDCTDLFYSDDTKSRDGEQKVDARLQSEAETGIHINKLRRRVERLYKKSTRASAKPHLAFLRAVVAGWEESAPYLGRERLVDWAAYAGYVANEEQACFVESIDVYVDCPLTRAGVQLVDTPGADSVNARHTGVAFDYIKNADAIVFVTYYNHAFAQADRAFLEQLGRVKSAFELDKMWFIINAADLARTAAELDGVRDYVARELTACGISEPRLYALSSQTALWVKQAVRGKLPAAAEKEMRRRLGLSPVQSVDEAAGLRRTGFTSFFTDFMRTAIVELAELALTGAKSEVARTKRVIDGYAQAANQDKAERERQISAINMERQRALAVVEQLDWQAERLRLTQDVQELLYYVKQRFFYQLPERINETFNPAVFRDGRNHKGHLAECLRDLLTAIEKAILQELLATSLRVDKALARSGQHLFRQLAQGIGEDQEADWLVSYDFPATAEPAWLREPFTVPTADFAPALKHFKNAKDFFEGEGKKRLYEAFERQFTVVMGDFTVQYASKFSKYYSEQLDKNVVQLQQRIKEQVTQHYDGQIAVLTQTETGERWAALARKLATMLHETR, from the coding sequence GTGATAGCTGTGCAGATTGCGCTGAAGGTAGAAGATACGACAAATAGTAATAACGGTGTCATAGGCGAGGCGTTACAGGTGTTAGCGCAAGAAATAGAAAATGCTGGTGACGACGTCACTGCCCACCAGTTTGCTCAGTTAGCGGAGAAAGCGGCGCTAGATGAGCTGTATATTGCGTTTTGCGGGCATTTTTCGGCTGGTAAATCGACGTTTATAAATACGTTAATTGGCAAGGAAGTGTTATCGTCTGGACCGATCCCGACGAGTGCGAACATCGTCTATGTGCGTAAGGGCGAGGAGAAAGTGACAGTTTGCTTAAAGGACGGCGTGGAGCGGACGGTTCCGCTCACTGATGTGTCTACCCTCGACGGCTATTTGCGCGACGGCGAGCAAGTGGAAGCGGTACAAGTAACGCTGCCGCTAACCGATTGGCCTGAAGGGGTGGCTATACTCGATACGCCCGGAGTCGATTCGACGGACGAGGCGCACCGCGCCGCCACTGAAGCTGCCTTACACCTTGCGGACATCATCGTGTACGTGACCGATTACAACCACGTGCAGTCGGAAGTGAATTTTCAGTTTACGCGCATGTTGCAAGAACGTGGTAAAGCAGTCCTATGGGTCGTGAATCAAATTGACAAACATCAGGAGTGGGAAATTCCGTTCAGTGAGTACTGTGCACGCATCGATGCGTCGTTTCGCGATTGGGGGGCGGCACCCGCTGCTGTCTACTTTACGTCGCTCGTCGCTCCGGATCACGACTTGAATCAGTTTACGTCGTTTAAGGAATTGCTCCAGGAGCTAGTCTTGAGTCGTGCCGACTGGTTGCAACAAGCGACTGACCGTGCGGTACGAGAGTTAATCGCACAACACCGCCGCTGGCTGGGGGATCGCCAGCGTGGGGAGCGCGATACATATGCAGCTGTCGTCGCTGCTGGCGAAGGCGAACTCGGGAAAGTCGCGCACACCCGACAGCAACTGGAACACGTGCGTCAAGCGCCAGACGAGCTCGAGGCACAGATGAAAGACGACGTAGCAAAACTGTTGCAAAATGCGCCGATTACGCCGTACGAGACGCGGGAGTTGGCGAAACATTACTTAGAGAGCCGACAGCCTGGGTTTAGAGCGGGCTGGCTGTTTGCCGGTAAGAAGACGGAACAAGAGCGGGAACGGCGTTTGACCACCTTTGTCGACAGTTTTAGGCAAAAAGTGCAGGCACATATCGACTGGCACGTCAAAGAGATGCTCATTCGCCTCGCGCGCGAGGCAGAGATCGCTGATGCCGCATTTGAGGAAGTCGTTTATGCGCTAGAAGTGCCCCTGGATGAGAGCTGGCTCGCCGAGCAAGTGCAAGGCGGTACGACGTCAGACACGTACGTGCTCACGTATATGGAGCAGCTTGCTTCAGCGGTAAAGCGCCGTTACAAGTTAGCGGCCGAGACAATTATTGAGCAAGCCGTTGAGGCCAAAACGAAACAAATGCTTAAGGTCGAAAAAACGCTACGTACGGAGCTTGCGCACTTCGCTAACGTCGTCGGGGCACAGGAACAGCTATCGCGCCTCGACGAGGCGGTAGACGAGGCGATCACAACGTTGCACACGCTTTGGTCGAGTAAGGTATACGGCGACCGCGGTGAAGAGGGGACGGAAAAATCGCCTGCACGCGACTTTCGCGACTGGTTGGCACAGTTAACGGGGGCGCATTCGGGAGAGGCGCATGCACTTGCGACGGCGGCCCTCCCCAATAGGACCAACCAAAGTGCCGCTGTACCCTCTACGGCCGGGACTTCTTCCGCCGCTGCGGCTGGCACAGGCGGAGCTGACGGCGATGAAACAAGCGGGGATGACGCGACAGGCAGTGAAGGATGTGGTGCAGCGGGAGAGGAAAAAACCGCTGCGGCTCGAGAAGCAATTACTGAAGTTGTTACTGAAGGTATTACTGAAGGTATTACTGAAGCTATCGAAGCAGTCGGGGCTAACGACGCGTGCGATGTGACAAGTGGAACGACGGCGCCGCTACAGCAGGCCGGGAGACTACTAGAGCAGACCGCTGAGCTTATTAGCGGTAAGGTTGGGCTACAGGCGATGGAAAAGGCGCTGCGGGAGCGGGCCGAACGGTTGCGACAGAAAGAAATGACCGTTGCCTTGTTTGGCGCTTTCAGTGCGGGCAAGTCGTCCTTCGCCAATGCAATGATCGGACAAGCTGTGTTACCTGTCTCCCCGAACCCGACGACAGCGGCGGTTAACCGCATCGTGCCGCCGCGTGAAACGCATCCCCACGGAACGGCGCGCATTACGTTTAAATCAGTGCGCAACCTAAGTGAAGATATTGCCGCCTCGCTTGCCGTTTTTGGCGAGACAGATTGTACCGACCTATTTTACTCCGACGACACAAAATCTCGCGACGGTGAACAAAAGGTCGACGCACGATTGCAAAGTGAGGCGGAGACGGGGATCCACATAAACAAATTGCGGCGGCGCGTCGAACGGCTGTACAAAAAGTCGACGCGGGCGAGTGCGAAACCGCATTTGGCCTTTTTGCGTGCAGTCGTTGCCGGTTGGGAGGAGAGTGCCCCTTACCTCGGACGCGAGCGGCTCGTCGATTGGGCGGCGTATGCGGGATACGTCGCGAACGAGGAGCAAGCGTGCTTTGTCGAGTCGATCGACGTGTACGTCGACTGCCCGCTCACGCGTGCCGGGGTGCAACTCGTCGATACGCCCGGCGCCGATTCAGTGAACGCACGGCATACGGGGGTGGCTTTTGATTACATTAAAAATGCCGACGCTATCGTGTTTGTGACGTATTACAACCATGCGTTTGCCCAAGCGGACCGCGCCTTTTTGGAACAACTCGGACGCGTGAAGAGCGCCTTCGAACTAGACAAAATGTGGTTCATCATTAATGCGGCCGATTTGGCGCGAACGGCGGCGGAGTTGGACGGCGTACGGGATTACGTCGCGAGAGAGCTGACAGCATGCGGCATTTCTGAGCCGCGGCTATACGCGCTATCGAGCCAAACGGCGCTCTGGGTGAAGCAAGCCGTTCGCGGAAAGTTGCCTGCGGCGGCAGAAAAGGAAATGCGGCGGCGCCTCGGTTTATCGCCGGTGCAATCGGTCGACGAAGCAGCAGGGCTACGTCGCACGGGATTCACCTCCTTCTTTACCGATTTTATGCGGACCGCGATTGTGGAGTTAGCCGAGTTGGCGCTAACGGGAGCAAAAAGTGAGGTCGCACGCACCAAGCGCGTCATCGACGGGTATGCGCAAGCGGCGAACCAAGACAAAGCGGAGCGAGAACGCCAAATTTCTGCCATAAACATGGAGCGACAACGCGCGCTCGCCGTTGTCGAGCAACTCGATTGGCAGGCTGAGCGGCTAAGGTTGACCCAAGACGTGCAAGAACTGTTATACTACGTAAAGCAGCGCTTTTTTTACCAGTTGCCAGAGAGAATCAATGAAACGTTTAACCCCGCCGTTTTTAGAGATGGGCGTAACCATAAAGGGCATCTCGCGGAATGTTTACGGGACTTACTTACCGCGATCGAGAAAGCGATACTGCAAGAACTATTGGCGACGTCACTCCGTGTTGACAAAGCACTCGCAAGAAGTGGGCAGCATTTATTTCGTCAACTTGCGCAAGGGATCGGTGAGGATCAGGAGGCCGACTGGTTAGTATCTTACGATTTTCCGGCGACTGCGGAGCCTGCTTGGCTGCGCGAGCCCTTCACGGTGCCGACGGCTGATTTTGCACCAGCGCTAAAACATTTTAAAAATGCGAAGGACTTTTTTGAGGGAGAAGGAAAGAAGCGTTTGTACGAGGCATTCGAGAGACAGTTTACCGTTGTGATGGGCGACTTTACGGTACAGTACGCATCGAAGTTTTCGAAGTACTACAGCGAGCAGCTGGACAAGAACGTCGTACAGTTACAGCAGCGAATAAAAGAGCAAGTGACCCAACATTACGACGGGCAAATCGCTGTATTGACACAGACGGAGACGGGCGAAAGATGGGCCGCGTTGGCGCGAAAGTTAGCTACGATGTTGCACGAGACACGCTAA